From Patescibacteria group bacterium, a single genomic window includes:
- a CDS encoding LemA family protein — translation MIFTIILAILAVIFVLVVGIYNSLVKFKNRAQEAWADIDIQLKRRYNLIPNLVETVKGYASHEKEIFTKIADARAKAMGAKDIKEKGQAENMLSETLKSLFAVSEDYPDLKASQNFLELQRELRDTEDKVQASRRFYNGNVRDLNIKLETFPANLIVGILGFKKMDLFELIEPEKREAPQVKF, via the coding sequence ATGATTTTTACAATTATATTGGCGATATTAGCTGTAATATTTGTTTTGGTGGTTGGCATATATAATAGTCTGGTTAAGTTTAAAAATAGAGCTCAGGAAGCATGGGCTGATATTGATATTCAGCTTAAAAGAAGATACAACTTAATTCCTAATTTAGTTGAAACAGTAAAAGGATATGCATCTCATGAAAAAGAGATTTTTACCAAAATAGCTGATGCAAGGGCAAAGGCAATGGGAGCTAAAGACATAAAAGAAAAAGGTCAAGCTGAAAACATGTTATCTGAGACACTAAAGAGTTTGTTTGCTGTTTCAGAGGATTATCCGGATTTAAAAGCATCTCAGAACTTTTTAGAACTTCAAAGGGAGCTTCGTGACACCGAAGACAAGGTACAGGCATCAAGAAGATTTTATAATGGGAATGTCAGGGATTTGAATATTAAACTTGAAACTTTTCCTGCGAATCTAATTGTTGGCATTTTGGGGTTTAAAAAAATGGATCTTTTTGAATTAATAGAGCCAGAAAAAAGAGAAGCTCCGCAAGTTAAATTCTAA
- a CDS encoding co-chaperone GroES — translation MNIKPLSDYILIEPIKEQEKTKSGILLPDTVDKEKPEQGKVIAVGPGKTTSVDKMIPMNIKVGQKVLFKTDYSSGIKEIKVDGKEYLIAKQEDILAVIE, via the coding sequence ATGAATATTAAACCATTAAGCGATTATATTTTAATCGAACCAATTAAAGAGCAAGAAAAAACTAAATCTGGCATTTTACTGCCAGATACAGTTGATAAAGAAAAGCCCGAGCAGGGCAAGGTTATTGCTGTTGGTCCTGGTAAAACAACTTCAGTTGATAAAATGATTCCTATGAATATAAAAGTTGGACAAAAAGTTTTGTTTAAAACCGATTATTCAAGCGGAATTAAAGAAATTAAAGTCGATGGAAAAGAATATCTTATTGCCAAGCAAGAAGATATTTTAGCTGTTATAGAATAA
- the groL gene encoding chaperonin GroEL (60 kDa chaperone family; promotes refolding of misfolded polypeptides especially under stressful conditions; forms two stacked rings of heptamers to form a barrel-shaped 14mer; ends can be capped by GroES; misfolded proteins enter the barrel where they are refolded when GroES binds), giving the protein MAKQIIYQEKARKKLKSGLDQLADAVKVTLGPGGRNVVLDKGFGAPTITNDGVTIAKEVELKDKTENLGAEIIKEVSEKTNDLVGDGTTTAVVLAQAMIAEGLKLVEAGFTPADINKGIKDRVSKIVEFLKERSIKIQNKQEIAQVATISAESGEIGNLIAEIMDEVGKDGVITVEESKTFGLEKEIVKGMQFDKGYISPYMITDADRMEAIYENPYILVTDKKISSLQEIVPILEKVSQAGKKELVIISEEIEGDALATLVVNKLRGIFKTLAIKAPGYGDRKKEMLADIAALTGAQVISEEVGLKFESIDISSLGSARKVVATKEKTTIIEGKGKKDAIEARISNIKNEIEITDSEFDKEKLQERLAKLAGGVAVIKVGAATEVEQKAKQHKIEDALSAAKAAVEEGVVPGGGVALAVAAALTESSGDGKLSALEKEGYIAGHDIVRRACQSPLRQIIKNTGTDEVVLYKVLKDIEDRKKEKTQTGQIDWVLGYNAITGRLVNMVEDGIIDPTKVVRLALENASSAASMFLTTEVVISEMPEEKKQSLPQMPGGMGGMGGMY; this is encoded by the coding sequence ATGGCAAAACAAATTATTTATCAAGAAAAAGCTCGTAAAAAGCTAAAGTCTGGTTTAGATCAGTTAGCAGATGCTGTTAAAGTAACATTAGGTCCTGGTGGAAGAAATGTTGTTTTAGATAAAGGCTTTGGAGCTCCTACTATTACCAATGATGGCGTTACTATTGCTAAAGAAGTTGAACTTAAAGATAAAACTGAGAATTTAGGAGCTGAAATCATAAAAGAAGTTTCTGAAAAAACTAATGATTTAGTTGGTGATGGAACTACAACTGCTGTTGTATTAGCTCAAGCAATGATTGCAGAAGGATTAAAGCTTGTTGAAGCAGGTTTTACTCCAGCTGATATTAACAAAGGGATTAAAGATAGAGTTAGTAAAATCGTTGAGTTTTTAAAGGAACGTTCAATTAAGATACAAAATAAACAAGAAATTGCTCAGGTAGCAACAATCTCTGCTGAAAGCGGAGAAATTGGTAATTTGATTGCTGAAATTATGGATGAAGTTGGAAAGGATGGAGTAATTACAGTTGAAGAATCAAAAACTTTTGGTTTGGAAAAAGAAATTGTTAAAGGAATGCAGTTTGATAAAGGATATATTTCTCCTTATATGATTACTGATGCAGACAGAATGGAGGCTATTTATGAAAATCCATATATTTTAGTAACTGATAAAAAAATCTCAAGCCTGCAAGAAATTGTTCCTATTTTAGAAAAAGTAAGTCAGGCAGGTAAAAAAGAATTAGTTATTATTTCTGAAGAAATTGAAGGTGATGCCTTAGCTACTTTAGTAGTTAACAAGCTTCGTGGAATATTTAAAACCTTAGCTATTAAAGCCCCTGGTTATGGTGATAGGAAAAAAGAAATGCTCGCTGACATAGCAGCTTTAACAGGAGCCCAGGTTATTTCTGAGGAAGTTGGCTTAAAATTTGAAAGCATTGATATTTCAAGTTTAGGTTCAGCTAGAAAAGTTGTAGCAACAAAAGAAAAAACAACTATTATTGAGGGAAAAGGCAAGAAAGATGCTATTGAAGCAAGAATTAGTAATATTAAAAATGAAATTGAAATTACTGATTCTGAATTTGATAAAGAAAAGCTTCAAGAAAGATTAGCAAAATTAGCTGGTGGCGTTGCAGTTATTAAAGTTGGTGCAGCTACTGAAGTTGAGCAAAAAGCTAAGCAGCACAAAATAGAAGATGCTTTAAGTGCTGCTAAAGCAGCAGTTGAAGAAGGTGTTGTTCCTGGTGGAGGAGTGGCATTAGCAGTAGCAGCTGCTTTGACTGAATCTAGCGGGGATGGAAAACTTTCAGCTTTAGAGAAAGAAGGCTATATTGCTGGTCATGATATTGTTAGACGCGCATGTCAGTCACCGCTTAGACAAATAATTAAAAACACTGGCACTGATGAAGTTGTGTTATATAAGGTGCTGAAAGACATTGAAGACAGGAAAAAAGAAAAAACACAAACTGGCCAAATAGATTGGGTGTTAGGTTATAATGCTATAACCGGTAGATTAGTAAACATGGTTGAAGATGGCATTATTGATCCTACTAAAGTTGTGAGATTAGCTTTGGAAAACGCTAGTTCAGCAGCCTCAATGTTCTTAACGACTGAAGTAGTTATTAGTGAAATGCCTGAAGAGAAAAAACAATCATTGCCTCAAATGCCAGGGGGCATGGGAGGCATGGGAGGAATGTACTAA
- a CDS encoding ABC transporter substrate-binding protein, which yields MSYKWPSKNQWLQFFKTLNRKEKKVFIFFSSLFVFSFLYLSTTFYLANTKVVPALGGSYTEGVVGFPRFINPVYASLSNADKDLTELIFSGLMTYDENGGLIMDLAKDYQVIDNGRIYEFYLKNDLLWQDGHKLTADDIVFTIETIQNPDIKSPLRSIWLGVKIEKISDLGVRFTLKNSSSIFLENCTLKIIPKHVWENVSAKNFSFSPNNLNPIGSGPYKLQKLSQDNEGKITSVNLIKNVLYHNQGPYISKIYFKFFQPGEDLVNAYKKGAIEGMAVASFENAISCSNSSNQTPLKCKNKILYSLTLPRYFAVFFNQKRSEALSDDDVRMALNYGTNKKELIETFFSGYGQEVHSPILPQIYGFDEPKEIYAFDFEKAINVLEQAGFSMTEQGIREKTIQQQPSFIFKSTLVVGSQGAEVKELQKCLSKDTEIYPEGKITGYFGSQTKAAVIRFQEKYKQDVLTPFGLTAGTGDVKSKTKEKLNEVCFEKPQEKLSLEFSLYTVDQPLMVKIARALKKQWKELGIKVNIETFDLNALEEDILRKREFESLLFGEVLSLIADPFPFWHSSQKGELGLNLANYGNDDADKFLEANRQLLDEEQRKNQLEEFQNILMKDSPALFLYNPDYLYLVPRKIKGINEKIIVDPSKRLTDSANWFIKTRRAWKITDN from the coding sequence ATGAGTTATAAATGGCCATCGAAAAACCAGTGGCTTCAATTTTTTAAAACTTTAAATAGAAAAGAAAAAAAGGTGTTTATCTTTTTTAGTTCTTTATTTGTTTTTTCATTTCTATATTTATCAACAACTTTTTATCTTGCCAACACTAAAGTTGTTCCTGCTTTAGGAGGCTCTTACACAGAAGGAGTTGTTGGATTTCCTAGGTTCATAAACCCGGTTTACGCTTCATTATCAAATGCAGATAAAGATTTAACAGAACTAATTTTTTCAGGCCTAATGACTTATGATGAAAATGGAGGCTTAATCATGGATTTAGCGAAAGACTATCAAGTCATTGATAATGGAAGAATTTATGAATTCTACTTAAAAAATGATTTGCTTTGGCAAGACGGACACAAGTTAACTGCTGATGACATAGTTTTTACAATTGAAACTATTCAAAATCCAGACATTAAAAGCCCCCTTCGCTCAATTTGGCTGGGTGTAAAAATAGAAAAAATATCTGATTTGGGAGTACGATTCACTTTAAAAAATAGTTCATCAATTTTCTTGGAAAATTGTACTTTAAAAATAATTCCAAAACATGTTTGGGAAAATGTATCTGCAAAAAACTTTTCATTTAGTCCTAATAATTTAAATCCAATTGGCTCGGGGCCATATAAATTACAAAAATTATCCCAAGACAATGAAGGGAAAATAACTTCAGTGAATTTAATCAAAAATGTCTTATATCATAATCAAGGACCATATATATCAAAGATTTATTTTAAATTTTTTCAACCAGGAGAAGATCTAGTAAATGCCTATAAAAAAGGGGCGATTGAGGGAATGGCTGTGGCTAGTTTTGAGAATGCAATTTCCTGCAGTAATTCATCTAATCAAACACCTTTAAAATGCAAAAATAAAATTCTTTATTCTTTAACCTTGCCGAGATATTTTGCTGTTTTTTTCAATCAAAAAAGATCAGAGGCCTTATCTGATGATGATGTAAGAATGGCTTTAAACTATGGAACAAATAAAAAAGAATTAATTGAAACCTTTTTCTCGGGCTATGGGCAAGAAGTTCATTCCCCTATTCTGCCTCAAATTTATGGCTTTGATGAGCCAAAAGAAATTTATGCATTTGATTTTGAAAAAGCAATAAATGTTTTAGAGCAAGCTGGATTTTCAATGACAGAACAAGGTATAAGGGAAAAAACAATACAGCAACAACCGTCATTTATTTTTAAAAGCACACTTGTTGTTGGTTCCCAAGGAGCTGAGGTAAAAGAGCTCCAAAAATGCCTGTCAAAAGATACTGAAATATATCCAGAAGGAAAAATCACAGGATATTTTGGAAGCCAGACAAAAGCTGCTGTTATTAGATTTCAGGAAAAATATAAACAAGATGTATTAACTCCTTTTGGACTTACTGCTGGAACCGGTGATGTCAAAAGCAAAACAAAGGAAAAATTAAATGAAGTTTGCTTTGAAAAACCACAAGAAAAGCTTTCTTTAGAATTTTCTCTTTATACTGTTGACCAGCCACTAATGGTAAAAATTGCCAGGGCCTTGAAAAAACAATGGAAAGAATTAGGAATCAAAGTTAATATTGAAACTTTTGACCTTAATGCTTTAGAAGAAGATATTTTAAGAAAAAGAGAGTTTGAATCACTTTTATTCGGAGAAGTTTTATCATTAATCGCTGACCCTTTCCCTTTCTGGCATTCATCACAAAAAGGAGAGCTTGGACTAAATTTGGCAAACTATGGAAATGATGATGCTGATAAATTCCTAGAAGCCAACAGACAGCTGCTGGATGAAGAACAAAGAAAAAACCAGCTTGAAGAATTTCAAAATATCTTGATGAAAGATTCACCTGCTTTATTTTTATACAATCCAGACTATCTTTATCTTGTGCCTAGGAAAATCAAAGGTATAAATGAAAAAATAATTGTTGATCCTTCAAAAAGGTTGACTGATTCAGCAAATTGGTTCATAAAAACAAGAAGAGCATGGAAAATTACAGACAACTAA
- a CDS encoding phage holin family protein: MEKLFWHIVAGILAIFLAVRFITGVGLEILPESSFLGFDLTQYWHILIVVGAILGLINFFIKPILGLLTLPLKFLTLGLFSIILNMVVIWFLDILFLELTITNLSSLFLTTVIVWTTSLFLGLKK; encoded by the coding sequence ATGGAAAAACTGTTTTGGCACATTGTTGCTGGAATTCTAGCAATATTTTTAGCAGTAAGATTTATTACTGGCGTAGGATTAGAAATTTTACCTGAAAGCAGTTTTTTAGGATTCGATCTTACTCAATACTGGCATATTTTAATTGTAGTAGGAGCTATTTTAGGCTTAATTAATTTTTTTATTAAACCCATTCTCGGTCTGCTTACCCTTCCTTTAAAATTCTTGACACTTGGACTTTTTTCAATAATATTAAATATGGTTGTTATCTGGTTTCTAGATATTTTGTTTTTAGAACTTACAATTACTAATCTCTCATCATTATTTTTAACAACAGTAATTGTTTGGACCACAAGTTTATTTTTAGGATTAAAAAAATGA
- the secG gene encoding preprotein translocase subunit SecG yields MKQYLLIAQGVVSIFLIISILLQQRSSSLGSAFGGTGEFHGTRRGAEKKLFGVTIILSILFVVLALLNLIIN; encoded by the coding sequence ATGAAACAATATTTATTAATTGCTCAAGGCGTAGTATCTATATTTTTAATTATTTCAATACTATTACAACAAAGAAGCAGTTCTTTGGGTTCTGCTTTTGGAGGAACTGGAGAATTTCACGGTACAAGAAGAGGTGCTGAAAAAAAACTTTTTGGGGTAACAATAATCTTATCAATACTCTTTGTAGTTTTAGCATTGCTAAATCTTATTATTAACTAA